One Dermacentor andersoni chromosome 6, qqDerAnde1_hic_scaffold, whole genome shotgun sequence genomic window carries:
- the LOC140218912 gene encoding uncharacterized protein, whose protein sequence is MAARSPEFDDMTSSWSTYRVRLEAFFEGHSITDPGKRRALLSALNDKMVCVLQGQCQSESVNLLSYEAAVQHLDNHFDPQANKIAASYAFFMWKQAGGEMVRDCITDLRRLAKDFSFDKLLDPILRERIVCGIRDAQVPRHMLSQEKLSLAEAEAFVLAAETAEKNVRAMQERSFNDNGAANFVQKLRMNPLKSRRRHGSMTEATQCWRCGSNHVS, encoded by the coding sequence ATGGCAGCCAGGTCACCCGAGTTCGACGATATGACCAGTAGCTGGAGCACTTACCGGGTCCGTTTGGAGGCCTTCTTTGAGGGCCACAGCATCACAGATCCAGGGAAACGTCGTGCGCTTCTGTCGGCACTGAATGACAAGATGGTTTGCGTGCTTCAAGGCCAGTGCCAGTCAGAATCGGTGAACCTCCTGAGCTACGAGGCCGCCGTACAGCACCTGGACAACCACTTCGATCCCCAAGCCAATAAGATAGCAGCGAGCTACGCTTTTTTCATGTGGAAGCAAGCGGGAGGCGAGATGGTACGGGACTGCATCACCGACCTGAGACGTCTTGCAAAGGATTTCAGCTTCGATAAGCTCTTGGACCCCATTTTGCGGGAGCGGATTGTCTGCGGAATCCGTGATGCACAAGTTCCACGACACATGTTGTCGCAAGAGAAGTTGAGCCTGGCGGAGGCAGAAGCTTTTGTTTTAGCAGCGGAAACCGCAGAAAAGAATGTACGGGCAATGCAAGAGAGGAGCTTCAACGACAACGGTGCTGCGAATTTCGTGCAGAAGCTCAGGATGAATCCGCTGAAGTCCAGACGCAGGCATGGATCCATGACCGAGGCTACTCAATGCTGGAGATGTGGCTCGAACCATGTTTCGTAA